The Streptomyces cyanogenus DNA segment GCCAGCAACGCCCGCTGGGCCCCGGTCGAGGAGTTGCTCCAACAGGGTGGTTACGGCCGGGACGGCGAGCCGGTCGCACCGCTCGCCTTCGACCACGCCCAGATCCTGGCCGACGGAGTGGAACGCGCCCGCTCCAAGATCGAGTACTCCTCGCTGGCCACCGCCTTCTGCCCGCCGGAGTTCACCGTCGGAGAGCTGCGCCGGGTGTACGAGGCGGTGTGGGGCGTGGCACTCGACCCGCGCAACTTCCACCGCAAGGTCACGGGGACGCCCGGGTTCCTCGTCCCCACGGGCGGTACGACCACCCGCCAGGGCGGCAGGCCGGCCCAGCTCTTCCGTGCCGGCGGCGCCACCCTGCTGAACCCGCCGATGCTGCGCCCCGAGGTCTGAGAGACCAGCGGCGAGCCTGCCGCACGACCGGCGGGCGGTCACCCCTGCCGGGCGCGAGCTCCATCGAACGGCGGACAGATGAGGTGACAGACCGCGCGGCATATGTTCGTAAAGCGCCTTATACCGGAAAAACCGGATATGTCGCGCTATCTTGCTGCAGGTGATCCAGGCCTTCGGACTGACCAGCAACCCCCGCAAGGCGCATCCGCCCGCCGTCGACGACGTCTCCTTCGAAGCGCGCGCCGGTCATGTCACCGCGCTCCTCGGGAGCGCCGGCGCGGGCAAGACGACGGCGCTCAAACTGATGCTTGAGCTCCAGCCAGGGCGCGGCATCACCTACTTCAAAGGCCGGCCCCTGCACCTGATCGCGCATCCTTCGCGGGAAGTCGGCGTACTCCTCGGTGACGTGCCGGGACACCGGGCCCGCACGGTCCGCGGGCACCTGCGCATGCTGTGCGCCGCGGCGGGAGTTTCCGCCCGACGCGCAGACGAGGTCCTCGAAGTCGTCGGTCTCGTCAGCCTCCGTGAAGAGCGCCTCGGCACGCTGTCCCGTGGCATGGATCGCAGACTCGGCCTGGCCTGCGCACTGCTGCCCGACCCGCACACGCTCGTCCTGGACGAACCCACGGACGGTCTCTCCGTCCGTGAGGCCCAATGGCTGCACAGCATGCTGCGGGCGCACGCCGCCCAGGGCGGCACGGTGCTCTTCACCACGGCCGACCCCAAGGAGGCTGCACGCATCGCCGACCGGGTCGTCACGCTCGACGGCGGCAGGGTCGTCGCCGACCAGGAGGCCAGGGCCTTCGCCCGCACCCGGCTGCGCCCGCGCGTGGCCGTCCGCAGCCCCCACGCCGCCCGCCTCGCGGCCCTGCTCACCAAGGACGCCCGCACCACCCGCCGGTCTGTCGAAGTCGTGCGCGAGGGCGGCAACCGCCTGTCGGTGTACGGCACGACGACCGCCGACGTCGGCGAGATCGCGTTCCGCCACGGCATCCTCGTCCACCAACTGGCCGACGAGGTGGGTGACATGGGGCCGGGCGCCGGTGCCGAGGGTGACGACGGGAAGTGCTCCGCCGAGCCCCGGCAGTCCGCCCATGACGCGCCGGCGGACCGTGCCGCCTCTCCGGAAGGCGACCCGGCGGAACGCGATCCGGCAGCTCTCGACAACCCGCGCGCCGAGCCGGAGCACGCCCCGGCCGGCCGCACGCGGGCGGGTGGCGAACGCATGGCACCCCGTGTCTCCGCGGCGGAATCCGGCCCGGCAGCGTTCGGCGGCTCACCGGTGGACCCGGGCCGGGCCGTGGACGACTTCCCGCCGTCACCCGCTCATGCAAGGCCGGAGGTGGCGCAGGAGCCCACGACGGCTGGCTCTGCGGTGGCGGAAGCGCACACCGCGAGGCGGACAGCGGAATCCGGCGCCATGACGCACGGCCCGGCAGCGGCCGAAGCCCGTACCGCTGCCCTCGACCGGTCCGCGCCGGATCCGGACACCCCGGCGCCGGGACTCCCGGCATGGAACGCCACAGCCTCCGAGCGTGTGCGGGGACGGCGGGACCGCACTCCGGCCGACCGGTCGGCGCCGGAATCCGACCGGTCCGCGGCCAGCCTCGCCCCGGCCGGCGAGGCGGGACCGGGAACCGGCCTTTCCGCGCCGGTGCGCGTGCGGACCGCCGACAGGGAGTGGTCCGCACCAGGCCAAGCCGTTGATCGGGGGACCGCGCCGGACCGTCCGCTGGCCCACTCCGGCGCGCCGGCCCGCGACGCCTCACCGGCCGCGACAGCCTCGCCGGAGGACGGCACGTCGCACAGCGCGACCGCGCCCGGTGAGAAGGGCAGGACCGCTGGCGGCCCTGGACTGAGGCCCGCCAGGGCCGTCACCCACCGGTCCGGTGACCCGTCGACCAGTCCGGACACCGGCCCCGGTGCAGTGGTGACAGCCTCCCAGTCGCAGGCCGGCAGTGCCCGCACCCCGGCCGACACCGTCACCGGCACCCGCACTCTCCTCCCCGGAGCCAGAAACCCCGACGCCCGGCAGGCGCAGGCCGGAGCCGCCCGCCCCGACGGTGTCCGCCTGCTCGCCGCTCCCTCCCCCCTCCCACCCCCTATCTCCGTCCGCCCCGCCCGCAGCCCCCTGCGCCCCTTTCGCTACGAGATCCGGCGCGCCACCGGAATCGGCACCGGCTTCCTCACCTGCGGTGCCGTGCTGGTGATGTCCGCGCTCACCGCCGTACTCCTGGCGCGGTTCGGGCACACCCCGCAGGAGCGGCTGTTCGCGGCATGGCCGCGGGAGCTGCCCCTGCCGCCCGCGGCGCTCGCGGCAGGGCTGCTCGGCGCACTGGCCTTCGGGGACGAGTTCCGCCACCCCGCCCTGGCGGCGG contains these protein-coding regions:
- a CDS encoding NUDIX hydrolase; the encoded protein is MPYDPSAFPPFAVTVDLVVLTVRRHALCALAVRRGEPPFQGRWALPGGFVRADEDLSQAAARELAEETGLCAHDPSVPAQDNGAHLEQLATYGDPKRDPRMRVVSVAHLALAPDLPAPRAGGDASNARWAPVEELLQQGGYGRDGEPVAPLAFDHAQILADGVERARSKIEYSSLATAFCPPEFTVGELRRVYEAVWGVALDPRNFHRKVTGTPGFLVPTGGTTTRQGGRPAQLFRAGGATLLNPPMLRPEV
- a CDS encoding ABC transporter ATP-binding protein — its product is MIQAFGLTSNPRKAHPPAVDDVSFEARAGHVTALLGSAGAGKTTALKLMLELQPGRGITYFKGRPLHLIAHPSREVGVLLGDVPGHRARTVRGHLRMLCAAAGVSARRADEVLEVVGLVSLREERLGTLSRGMDRRLGLACALLPDPHTLVLDEPTDGLSVREAQWLHSMLRAHAAQGGTVLFTTADPKEAARIADRVVTLDGGRVVADQEARAFARTRLRPRVAVRSPHAARLAALLTKDARTTRRSVEVVREGGNRLSVYGTTTADVGEIAFRHGILVHQLADEVGDMGPGAGAEGDDGKCSAEPRQSAHDAPADRAASPEGDPAERDPAALDNPRAEPEHAPAGRTRAGGERMAPRVSAAESGPAAFGGSPVDPGRAVDDFPPSPAHARPEVAQEPTTAGSAVAEAHTARRTAESGAMTHGPAAAEARTAALDRSAPDPDTPAPGLPAWNATASERVRGRRDRTPADRSAPESDRSAASLAPAGEAGPGTGLSAPVRVRTADREWSAPGQAVDRGTAPDRPLAHSGAPARDASPAATASPEDGTSHSATAPGEKGRTAGGPGLRPARAVTHRSGDPSTSPDTGPGAVVTASQSQAGSARTPADTVTGTRTLLPGARNPDARQAQAGAARPDGVRLLAAPSPLPPPISVRPARSPLRPFRYEIRRATGIGTGFLTCGAVLVMSALTAVLLARFGHTPQERLFAAWPRELPLPPAALAAGLLGALAFGDEFRHPALAADRGTVPRRLGLLTAKLLVSGATAVLLAFLTVGCDAEVLYVVYGRELAKVPADWLSLTASWFGLVVGCAWAGVLAAGVFRSTTAGLAAVLAVPVLAVPLVHEALRGPAVRMAADFPVRLRAVHLLQWPFGGERYLLAAARVLAQPVGGALALSLAALLCAYLLTALRARLR